The following proteins come from a genomic window of Lolium rigidum isolate FL_2022 chromosome 5, APGP_CSIRO_Lrig_0.1, whole genome shotgun sequence:
- the LOC124655992 gene encoding uncharacterized protein LOC124655992 — MAFSKALVALLLALAATAVSAAVQYDPPSCDGHKVTVQNLCDHDLRLNIEPLANSKLLFSNGYLLPRGTHREFPVCAWTGRVKLYGADMVEFHLGHEGGGWYQLTPGPTKSTIPVSCTPHGKLQGHCPTAGCNRSKCFEHSVPGGNCHGVSEMKIVYCST; from the coding sequence ATGGCGTTCTCCAAGGCCCTAGTCGCTCTCCTGCTGGCgctggcggcgacggcggtgtcCGCCGCCGTGCAGTACGACCCCCCCAGCTGCGACGGTCACAAGGTGACGGTGCAGAACCTGTGCGACCACGACCTGCGGCTGAACATCGAGCCGCTGGCCAACAGCAAGCTCCTCTTCAGCAACGGGTACCTCCTCCCCCGCGGCACCCACCGTGAGTTCCCGGTGTGCGCGTGGACGGGGCGCGTGAAGCTGTACGGCGCCGACATGGTGGAATTCCACCTGGGGCACGAAGGCGGGGGCTGGTACCAGCTCACCCCCGGGCCGACCAAGTCCACCATCCCCGTCTCCTGCACCCCGCACGGCAAGCTTCAGGGCCACTGCCCCACCGCCGGCTGCAACAGATCCAAGTGCTTCGAGCACTCCGTCCCCGGCGGCAACTGCCACGGCGTCTCCGAGATGAAGATCGTCTACTGCAGCACCTAG